The Marinitoga litoralis genome contains a region encoding:
- a CDS encoding LPP20 family lipoprotein codes for MKKGILFLFIIIFSFILVSCGSNGLAIFSQPENKKGAEYHDFKGFGIIDYKSFPQEAQAKLAALEAARQDAYSKAVEYIYGVYIDSNTTVKDFALQNKTIDSTLWGVIRGAQEIDEGFDMVQGMAYVVIRVYRKDIEELLGKKLRNF; via the coding sequence ATGAAAAAAGGTATTTTATTTTTATTTATTATCATTTTCTCATTTATATTAGTATCATGCGGATCTAACGGTCTTGCTATTTTCTCTCAACCTGAAAACAAAAAGGGAGCAGAGTATCATGATTTTAAAGGTTTTGGTATAATTGATTACAAATCTTTTCCACAAGAAGCTCAAGCAAAATTAGCTGCTTTAGAAGCAGCAAGACAAGATGCATATTCTAAAGCCGTTGAGTATATTTATGGGGTTTATATAGATTCAAATACAACTGTAAAAGATTTTGCTTTACAAAATAAAACAATAGATTCTACATTATGGGGCGTTATTAGAGGCGCACAAGAAATAGATGAAGGTTTTGATATGGTTCAAGGTATGGCATATGTTGTTATTAGAGTATATAGGAAAGATATAGAAGAATTATTAGGAAAAAAATTAAGAAATTTTTAA
- the leuS gene encoding leucine--tRNA ligase translates to MMDFNHIEIEKKWQKEWDEKGVFKTEQKSDKEKYYVLTMFPYPSGTIHVGHVKNYVIGDVVARYKRMQGYNVLHPFGYDAFGLPAENAAIKNNVDPAEWTFKNIETIRKQIKKIGISYDWDREIATCTEDYYKWTQWIFLKLYEKGLAYKKNAAVNWCPSCVTVLANEQVVNGKCERCGTEIEMKKLEQWYFKITDYSEKLLNDLEKLEGWPENVKTMQKNWIGKSVGAEVHFTIENSGKKLTVFTTRPDTLWGVTFMALAPESPLVEELTTPEQKEEVEAFLNRVTKEDKFKRIAQGAKKDGAFTGSYAINPVNGERIPIYVANYILFEYGTGAIMAVPAHDQRDFEFAKEFNLPIRVVIKPENKELDELSEAYTEDGILANSDEFNGMKNREALEKIIDWLEENNFGKKSTQYKLRDWLISRQRYWGAPIPIIYCDDCGVVPVPEKDLPVKLPSNVKFEPTGKSPLTYTEEFINTTCPKCGKPAKREVDTMDTFVDSSWYFLRYINPKMDDKPFDSDDVNYWLPVDQYIGGVEHAILHLLYSRFITKVLNDLGYVNFPEPFSNLFTQGMIYKDGAKMSKSKGNVVSPDEMVEKYGADTLRLYMLFMGPPEKDAEWNDSGLEGIARFMNKVWNSMTKIIEVTKDVNDSINLTTKEEKSLRRKLHQMIGKITNDIEKNFQFNTAISGMMELINELNSYMNNVPEEKWNKPLLKELAHDFIILLSPFAPHVSEELWHMMGYNTFVLDAKWPKVDKEALKVDEIEIVIQVNGKVRSKIVVDANSTEEEIKKIAFDDEKVKKYLEGHEIKKVILIKGKLLNIVIK, encoded by the coding sequence ATTATGGATTTTAATCATATAGAGATTGAAAAAAAATGGCAAAAAGAATGGGATGAAAAAGGTGTCTTTAAAACTGAACAAAAAAGTGATAAAGAAAAGTATTATGTACTAACTATGTTTCCATATCCTTCAGGAACAATTCATGTTGGTCATGTAAAAAATTATGTTATAGGAGATGTTGTTGCAAGATATAAAAGAATGCAAGGATATAATGTATTACATCCATTTGGATATGATGCTTTTGGTTTACCTGCAGAAAATGCTGCAATTAAAAATAATGTTGATCCTGCTGAATGGACATTTAAAAATATAGAAACTATTAGAAAACAAATAAAAAAAATAGGAATTAGTTATGATTGGGATAGAGAAATTGCTACATGTACAGAAGATTATTACAAATGGACACAATGGATATTTTTAAAGTTATATGAAAAAGGTTTGGCTTATAAGAAAAATGCAGCTGTAAATTGGTGTCCAAGCTGTGTTACTGTATTAGCAAATGAACAAGTTGTAAACGGAAAATGTGAAAGATGTGGAACAGAAATTGAAATGAAAAAGTTGGAACAATGGTATTTTAAAATAACTGACTACTCAGAAAAATTGTTAAATGATTTAGAAAAGCTAGAAGGTTGGCCTGAAAACGTAAAAACAATGCAAAAAAACTGGATAGGAAAAAGTGTTGGAGCTGAAGTACACTTTACCATTGAAAATTCTGGAAAAAAATTAACTGTATTTACTACTAGACCAGACACATTATGGGGAGTAACATTTATGGCATTAGCTCCAGAATCTCCATTAGTTGAAGAATTAACAACTCCAGAACAAAAAGAAGAAGTAGAAGCATTTCTAAATAGAGTTACTAAAGAAGATAAATTTAAGAGAATTGCACAAGGCGCTAAAAAGGATGGAGCGTTTACAGGAAGTTATGCTATTAATCCTGTTAATGGTGAAAGAATTCCTATTTATGTAGCAAATTATATATTATTTGAATATGGAACTGGTGCAATTATGGCTGTTCCAGCACACGATCAAAGAGATTTTGAATTTGCAAAAGAATTTAATCTTCCTATTAGAGTAGTAATAAAACCTGAAAACAAAGAATTAGATGAATTAAGTGAAGCATATACTGAAGACGGAATATTAGCTAATTCAGATGAATTCAATGGAATGAAAAATAGAGAAGCTTTAGAAAAAATCATTGACTGGTTAGAAGAAAACAATTTTGGTAAAAAAAGTACTCAATATAAATTAAGAGACTGGTTGATTTCAAGACAAAGATATTGGGGAGCTCCAATTCCAATAATTTATTGTGATGATTGTGGAGTTGTACCTGTTCCAGAAAAAGATTTACCTGTAAAACTACCTTCTAATGTTAAATTTGAACCTACAGGAAAAAGTCCATTAACCTATACAGAAGAGTTTATTAATACAACATGTCCAAAATGCGGAAAACCTGCAAAAAGAGAAGTAGATACAATGGATACTTTTGTCGATAGTAGTTGGTATTTCTTAAGATATATTAATCCAAAAATGGATGATAAACCATTTGATTCCGATGATGTGAATTATTGGTTACCAGTTGACCAATATATTGGAGGGGTAGAACACGCAATTTTACATTTATTGTATTCTAGATTTATTACTAAAGTATTGAATGATTTAGGATATGTGAATTTTCCAGAACCTTTCTCCAATTTATTTACACAAGGAATGATTTATAAAGATGGGGCAAAAATGTCTAAGTCAAAAGGAAATGTAGTTTCTCCAGATGAAATGGTGGAAAAATATGGAGCAGATACATTGAGATTATATATGTTGTTTATGGGGCCACCAGAAAAAGATGCTGAATGGAATGATTCTGGTTTAGAAGGAATCGCTAGATTTATGAATAAAGTTTGGAATTCAATGACAAAAATAATAGAAGTTACTAAAGATGTAAATGATAGTATAAATCTAACTACTAAAGAAGAAAAATCATTAAGAAGAAAATTACATCAAATGATAGGAAAAATTACAAATGACATTGAAAAAAATTTCCAATTTAATACTGCAATTAGTGGAATGATGGAATTAATAAATGAATTAAATTCATATATGAATAATGTTCCAGAAGAAAAATGGAATAAGCCATTATTAAAAGAGTTAGCTCATGATTTTATAATCTTATTATCTCCTTTTGCTCCTCACGTTTCAGAAGAATTGTGGCATATGATGGGATACAATACATTTGTTTTAGATGCAAAATGGCCAAAAGTTGACAAAGAAGCATTAAAAGTTGATGAGATAGAAATTGTTATTCAAGTAAATGGAAAAGTAAGAAGTAAAATTGTAGTAGATGCTAATTCTACAGAAGAAGAGATTAAAAAAATAGCCTTTGATGATGAAAAGGTAAAAAAATATTTAGAAGGTCATGAAATTAAAAAGGTTATTTTAATTAAAGGGAAATTGCTTAATATAGTTATTAAATAA
- a CDS encoding 2-hydroxyacid dehydrogenase has translation MRFLFLHKFNSYWEKKIRELKQEFPNIEIIFPDKKEKNIFENIDGIIGGFISKEELSFANKLKIIFVPFAGVEQLPLDELKERNIIVSNAHGNGKFVAERAVAMTLSLLGKVVRFHNDLKKGIWHGYTVGESIYDSWSSIQGKKIGILGFGAIGQNIAKFLKPFDTEIYILKNNKIDYLPENVNKVYYDVDEILNDSEIIFLTLPLTDKTYEIINKERLMKLKDKYLINVGRGRLINEEGLYLSLKNNILKGVALDVWFNYPTADNKNVMPSNYPLWEFDNVILSPHVGGYSYHATTAGIDYTIESIKNYLKYGEPLSKVDFDKKY, from the coding sequence TTGAGGTTTTTATTTTTACATAAATTTAATTCATATTGGGAAAAAAAAATTAGGGAATTAAAGCAGGAATTTCCTAATATCGAAATTATATTTCCTGATAAAAAAGAAAAAAACATTTTTGAAAATATTGATGGAATTATTGGTGGCTTCATTTCTAAAGAAGAACTAAGTTTTGCAAATAAATTAAAAATAATATTTGTACCTTTTGCTGGTGTTGAACAATTACCATTAGATGAGTTAAAGGAAAGAAATATTATTGTATCAAATGCACATGGTAACGGTAAATTTGTAGCTGAAAGAGCTGTAGCCATGACTTTATCATTATTAGGTAAAGTAGTGAGATTTCATAATGATTTAAAAAAAGGTATTTGGCATGGTTATACTGTAGGGGAATCCATATACGACTCATGGAGTTCAATACAAGGTAAAAAAATCGGTATCTTAGGATTTGGGGCAATAGGACAAAATATTGCTAAGTTTTTAAAACCATTTGATACAGAGATTTACATACTAAAAAACAACAAAATAGATTATTTACCGGAAAATGTTAATAAGGTTTATTATGATGTTGATGAAATTTTGAATGATAGTGAAATAATATTTTTAACATTACCTTTAACAGATAAAACTTATGAAATTATTAATAAAGAAAGATTAATGAAATTAAAGGATAAATATTTAATAAATGTAGGTAGAGGTAGATTAATTAATGAAGAGGGATTGTATTTATCTCTAAAAAACAATATACTAAAAGGTGTTGCTTTAGATGTATGGTTTAACTATCCTACTGCAGACAATAAAAATGTTATGCCTTCAAATTATCCATTATGGGAATTTGATAATGTTATATTATCCCCCCATGTAGGTGGTTATTCGTACCATGCAACAACAGCAGGAATAGATTATACTATTGAAAGCATAAAAAATTATTTAAAATATGGAGAGCCATTATCAAAAGTAGATTTTGATAAAAAATATTAA
- a CDS encoding PhoH family protein, with protein MIKNIKFIEVIVIKKYVDLPEDIEIVEIFGTYNNRAKYLKSKFNVQVSYNNNKISVSGENENDIEKVINIIKEIIDVLSNGHLLDWTEFQYIVSLYESNDKQNAKSNYNQVVNTTVSGLRIQAKTHGQSEYIKLMKENDIVFCIGPAGTGKTYLAVAMAVEYLKTGRVQRIILTRPAVEAGEKLGFLPGTLYDKVDPYLRPLYDSLMDFMSADKVMEYKEKGIIEVVPLAYMRGRTLNNAFIILDEAQNSTYYQMKMFLTRIGFNSRAIITGDTTQIDLENKKDSGLLIVKNILKDINGISFIELTENDVVRNPLVKEIIKAYDKFERLKGEKYEKK; from the coding sequence TTGATAAAAAATATTAAGTTTATTGAGGTGATAGTTATTAAAAAATACGTTGATTTACCTGAAGACATCGAAATAGTTGAAATATTCGGAACATATAATAATAGGGCGAAATATTTAAAGAGTAAATTTAATGTACAAGTTTCATATAACAATAATAAAATTTCAGTTTCTGGTGAGAATGAAAATGATATAGAAAAAGTGATTAATATAATTAAAGAAATAATAGATGTTCTTTCAAATGGACATTTGTTAGATTGGACAGAATTTCAATACATTGTATCTTTATATGAATCAAACGATAAACAGAATGCAAAAAGTAATTATAATCAAGTAGTAAATACTACCGTTAGTGGATTAAGAATACAAGCAAAAACACACGGTCAATCTGAATACATAAAACTAATGAAAGAAAATGATATAGTATTTTGTATTGGGCCTGCAGGAACAGGAAAAACATATTTAGCTGTGGCTATGGCAGTTGAGTATTTAAAAACTGGAAGAGTACAAAGAATAATTTTAACTAGACCAGCAGTAGAAGCAGGTGAAAAATTAGGTTTTTTACCTGGCACGTTATATGATAAAGTAGATCCTTATTTAAGACCATTATATGATTCATTAATGGATTTTATGAGTGCAGATAAAGTTATGGAATATAAAGAAAAAGGTATTATAGAAGTAGTCCCTTTAGCATATATGAGAGGAAGAACATTGAATAATGCTTTTATTATTTTGGATGAGGCACAAAATAGTACCTATTATCAAATGAAGATGTTTTTAACTAGAATAGGATTTAATTCAAGAGCTATAATTACAGGAGATACTACACAAATTGATTTGGAAAACAAAAAAGATTCTGGATTGCTAATAGTGAAAAACATTTTAAAAGATATTAATGGAATTTCATTTATCGAATTAACAGAAAATGATGTTGTTAGGAATCCTCTCGTAAAAGAAATTATAAAAGCTTATGATAAATTTGAGAGGTTAAAAGGTGAAAAATATGAAAAAAAATAA
- the yqeH gene encoding ribosome biogenesis GTPase YqeH — MKCHGCGIEIQTNNPDGLGFLPEHIYEKFVGHEDEALCQRCFKLQHYGELLPVPINKNYLNQLKSILHEFDTVLWVIDIIDFEGTYDKDILNLIKDKNIFLIINKVDLLPKTVPFVELKDWVFDRVKNDLNIKKDNIRLISAKKNFGINRLTKILKENEIKKALVVGTTNVGKSSLLNNITNVKITTSSFPGTTLGIVKRKILGTDIELYDTPGIETKKRFTDFFDIYTQVEMIPKRTISRKTFKPDVGKIVFVSALFRFKILSLAKDNLKPIFLIFAPENISFHQTKEERIQDLMKNHIGDVLYPPYEKDYPLNIEFEKEIISIDEGDELAMPGLGWISVRRGPLNIEVIKPKNIELVIRKPLITPKRGNLY, encoded by the coding sequence ATGAAATGTCATGGTTGTGGAATTGAAATACAAACAAACAATCCTGATGGATTAGGTTTTCTACCAGAACACATATACGAGAAGTTTGTTGGTCATGAAGATGAAGCGTTATGTCAAAGATGCTTTAAACTTCAACATTATGGAGAACTATTACCAGTGCCTATTAATAAAAATTACCTCAATCAATTAAAAAGCATCTTACATGAATTTGATACTGTATTATGGGTAATTGATATAATTGATTTTGAAGGTACTTATGACAAAGATATTTTAAACTTAATAAAAGATAAAAATATATTTTTAATTATTAATAAAGTGGATTTATTGCCAAAAACTGTTCCATTTGTTGAATTAAAAGACTGGGTTTTTGATAGAGTAAAAAATGATTTAAATATTAAAAAAGATAATATTCGCTTAATAAGTGCGAAAAAGAACTTTGGTATAAATAGATTGACTAAAATATTAAAAGAAAATGAAATAAAAAAAGCATTAGTAGTAGGAACAACAAATGTTGGTAAATCTTCATTATTGAATAATATTACAAATGTAAAGATTACTACTAGTTCTTTTCCAGGAACTACATTAGGAATAGTAAAAAGAAAAATTTTAGGTACAGATATTGAATTATACGATACTCCAGGAATAGAAACAAAAAAGAGATTTACAGACTTTTTTGATATATATACTCAAGTAGAAATGATTCCTAAAAGAACAATAAGTAGAAAAACCTTTAAACCTGATGTTGGAAAAATTGTTTTTGTTAGCGCACTATTTAGATTTAAAATATTATCTTTAGCTAAAGATAATTTAAAACCTATTTTTTTAATATTTGCACCTGAAAACATTTCATTCCATCAAACTAAAGAAGAACGTATACAAGATTTAATGAAAAATCATATCGGAGATGTTTTATATCCACCATATGAGAAAGATTACCCTTTAAATATTGAATTTGAAAAAGAAATAATTTCGATTGACGAAGGCGACGAATTAGCAATGCCTGGATTAGGATGGATATCTGTTAGACGAGGTCCTTTAAATATTGAAGTAATAAAACCTAAAAATATAGAATTAGTAATTAGAAAACCTTTAATTACTCCAAAAAGAGGAAATTTATATTAA
- the pduL gene encoding phosphate propanoyltransferase, with amino-acid sequence MKVKEPGIVVGVSNRHVHLSQEDLEVLFGEGYELHPIKDLKQPGQYAAEEVVTLVGPKGSIERVRVLGPVRKETQIEISQTDAFKLGVKAPVRDSGDLDGTPGIKIVGPKGEVETKKGLILAKRHIHMLPEDAETYGVKDKDLVHVVVESGDRKLIFGDVLVRVSPKYALEFHVDTDEANAALIKTGDIVKIVEL; translated from the coding sequence ATGAAAGTAAAAGAACCAGGAATTGTAGTAGGTGTTTCAAACAGACATGTACACTTATCTCAAGAAGATTTAGAAGTTTTATTTGGCGAAGGTTATGAATTACATCCAATAAAAGATTTAAAACAACCAGGTCAATATGCTGCAGAAGAAGTTGTAACTTTAGTTGGTCCTAAAGGTTCAATCGAAAGAGTTAGAGTATTAGGTCCAGTTAGAAAAGAAACTCAAATTGAAATCTCACAAACAGACGCATTTAAATTAGGTGTAAAGGCTCCAGTTAGAGATTCTGGAGATTTAGATGGTACACCAGGTATAAAAATTGTTGGTCCTAAAGGGGAAGTAGAAACTAAAAAAGGATTAATTTTAGCAAAAAGACATATTCATATGCTTCCAGAAGATGCTGAAACATATGGTGTAAAAGATAAGGATTTAGTTCATGTAGTAGTTGAAAGTGGCGATAGAAAATTAATCTTTGGTGATGTTTTAGTAAGAGTAAGTCCAAAATATGCTTTAGAATTTCATGTTGATACAGATGAAGCAAATGCTGCTTTAATTAAAACTGGAGATATAGTTAAAATAGTAGAATTATAA
- a CDS encoding class I SAM-dependent methyltransferase has protein sequence MKSWEYYDKIANKYDEMYADPYWQMHNRIAEKILFDNIHINNGKVLDIGAGTGYWTKIFLDKGYFVYALEPSQKMCNIMEKRFKNYDNIKIINGFAENLPFEDNSIDIVLSMGDVLSYSEDQEQYIKEVDRILKSSGIFAGTVDNLNKFIYDAFFSKDFDIIKVMERDRRINVGISQNMSFFSKLYTKNDLEKFLKQFFKEVDIYGIMAFPWEDNLEFSNYWANVLELELEYSKKFYDTAEHLMYMVVK, from the coding sequence ATGAAATCTTGGGAGTATTATGATAAAATTGCAAATAAATATGATGAAATGTATGCCGATCCATATTGGCAAATGCATAATAGAATAGCTGAAAAAATTTTATTTGATAATATTCATATTAATAATGGTAAAGTTTTAGATATTGGAGCTGGAACAGGATACTGGACAAAAATATTTTTAGATAAAGGATATTTTGTATATGCTTTAGAACCCTCACAAAAAATGTGTAATATAATGGAAAAAAGATTTAAGAATTACGATAATATAAAGATTATTAATGGGTTCGCAGAAAATTTACCTTTTGAAGATAATAGTATTGATATTGTTTTATCTATGGGTGATGTTTTAAGTTACTCTGAAGATCAAGAACAATATATTAAAGAAGTTGATAGAATATTAAAAAGTTCAGGCATTTTTGCTGGAACTGTAGATAATTTAAATAAATTTATTTATGATGCTTTTTTTTCAAAAGATTTTGATATAATAAAGGTAATGGAAAGAGACAGAAGAATTAATGTCGGTATTTCACAAAATATGTCTTTCTTTTCAAAATTATATACAAAAAATGATTTAGAGAAATTTTTAAAACAATTTTTTAAAGAAGTAGATATATATGGTATTATGGCTTTTCCATGGGAAGATAATTTAGAATTTTCAAATTATTGGGCAAATGTATTAGAGCTTGAACTTGAATATTCAAAAAAATTTTATGATACTGCAGAACATTTAATGTATATGGTTGTGAAATAA
- a CDS encoding YdcF family protein, which yields MLWIRKIIQSFIEIPGLFITLVILLNFKFRKKKISRRMILFTSVIIFLFSIQITSRILVFPLEDSFKPINYNEIDKTIPSVIVVLGGGVIPKTPNSPLIGELSDQAFKRLFTGYELHKETNYPIIISGGKPPNTEYIPEAFVMREYLARFGVSPSNIFIEPEAQTTEENAIYVKQLLDSMKINRLFLVTSAIHMPRSYKIFSKYLSNIEIIPVPSNYLITRENVTWIDFKPDIDSLRANAMALHEYLGMIFYSIF from the coding sequence ATGTTATGGATAAGAAAAATCATACAATCATTCATTGAAATTCCTGGATTGTTTATTACTTTGGTTATCCTGTTAAATTTTAAATTTAGAAAGAAGAAAATTTCTAGACGAATGATATTATTTACTTCTGTAATTATTTTTCTTTTTTCAATACAAATTACATCAAGAATATTAGTTTTTCCTTTAGAGGATTCATTTAAACCAATAAATTATAATGAAATAGATAAAACTATCCCTTCTGTAATTGTTGTATTGGGTGGTGGTGTAATACCTAAAACGCCTAATTCACCTCTTATAGGAGAACTTTCAGATCAAGCTTTTAAAAGGCTATTTACAGGTTACGAATTACATAAAGAAACTAATTATCCAATAATCATATCAGGTGGGAAACCACCAAACACTGAATATATTCCTGAAGCATTTGTTATGAGAGAATATTTAGCAAGATTTGGAGTATCTCCATCAAATATTTTTATTGAACCAGAAGCTCAAACAACAGAAGAAAATGCTATATATGTTAAACAACTTTTAGACAGCATGAAAATAAATAGATTATTTTTAGTGACTTCTGCTATCCATATGCCAAGATCTTATAAAATCTTTAGCAAATATTTATCTAATATAGAGATAATACCAGTTCCTTCTAATTATCTCATTACAAGAGAAAATGTTACTTGGATAGACTTTAAACCAGATATCGACTCTCTAAGAGCAAATGCTATGGCTTTGCATGAATATCTTGGAATGATTTTTTATTCAATATTTTAA
- a CDS encoding redox-sensing transcriptional repressor Rex, producing the protein MKNIKIPKPTIKRLAMYYRCLENKKAKGMQKTSSKELAESLEIKASQIRKDLSYFGEFGKRGVGYDIDKLMDSIKTILGLNKKWNVAIVGVGNLGSAIANYTGLEKNGFIIKAAFDKNKSKVGTQISAGILVYDMDDLKKICKEKNIEIAILTVPASVAQQVTDMLVETGIKGILNFTPTTIKTPENISVEDVDFTISLKSLTYDIVSNNKDIYELAE; encoded by the coding sequence ATGAAAAATATTAAAATTCCAAAACCTACTATTAAAAGACTTGCGATGTATTACAGATGTTTGGAAAACAAAAAAGCTAAAGGCATGCAAAAAACTTCATCTAAAGAGCTAGCTGAATCATTAGAAATAAAAGCTAGCCAAATAAGAAAGGATTTATCTTATTTTGGTGAATTTGGAAAACGTGGAGTTGGATATGATATAGATAAATTGATGGACTCTATAAAAACAATTTTAGGATTAAATAAAAAATGGAATGTTGCTATTGTTGGTGTTGGAAATTTAGGTTCTGCAATAGCTAATTATACTGGATTAGAAAAAAATGGTTTTATTATTAAAGCTGCTTTTGATAAAAACAAATCTAAAGTTGGAACACAAATATCTGCTGGTATATTAGTATATGATATGGATGATTTAAAAAAAATATGTAAAGAGAAAAATATAGAAATTGCAATTTTGACAGTACCTGCAAGTGTTGCTCAACAAGTAACCGATATGCTTGTTGAAACGGGTATAAAAGGGATTTTAAATTTTACTCCAACTACCATTAAAACACCAGAAAATATTTCAGTTGAAGATGTTGATTTTACTATATCCCTTAAATCATTAACTTATGACATTGTATCTAATAATAAAGATATATACGAATTAGCTGAATAG
- a CDS encoding sigma-70 family RNA polymerase sigma factor has translation MSKYKLRTLRVESLIKLAQSGDKEAMNLIMVKFEPMIKSIASKYYGAWADFQDLVQIGFVGLIQGVFSFDENNNTKFSTFAYLNISSEIKSFLTYLNRLKNKVLSDATSIESMFEDYSEDSDYYFEVPSETDLHQSVIYDYIFERSLEKMKDIEKQIIKLWLENSSYDEISEILDISKKKVDNTVQKFKKVANSVMKYVNDAITIGGE, from the coding sequence ATGAGTAAATATAAATTGCGAACCTTAAGAGTTGAATCATTGATAAAATTAGCTCAATCTGGAGATAAAGAAGCAATGAATTTAATCATGGTTAAATTTGAACCAATGATTAAATCAATTGCTTCAAAATACTATGGTGCCTGGGCTGATTTTCAAGATTTGGTTCAAATAGGTTTTGTTGGGTTAATACAAGGTGTATTTTCTTTTGATGAAAATAATAATACTAAATTTTCCACTTTTGCTTATTTAAATATTTCTTCTGAAATAAAATCTTTTTTAACTTACTTAAACAGATTAAAAAATAAAGTTTTATCTGACGCTACTAGTATTGAATCAATGTTCGAAGACTATTCTGAAGATTCAGATTATTATTTTGAAGTACCTTCAGAAACTGATCTCCATCAATCAGTTATATATGATTATATTTTTGAAAGATCGTTAGAAAAAATGAAAGACATAGAAAAACAAATAATTAAATTATGGCTAGAAAATAGTTCATATGATGAAATTTCTGAAATTTTAGACATTTCAAAGAAAAAAGTTGACAATACTGTACAAAAATTTAAAAAAGTTGCAAATTCTGTAATGAAGTATGTTAATGATGCCATTACCATAGGAGGTGAATAA